The following is a genomic window from Drosophila busckii strain San Diego stock center, stock number 13000-0081.31 chromosome 2L, ASM1175060v1, whole genome shotgun sequence.
AAGATGCGACGTGCTCCAGCGCTAGATATGGATGGCATCAGCGAGAGCGTCAAGACCTGCAATAGTTCCGCCTATCATGCCGAATGCGAAAGCGTCACCACACATGAGGATGATGTGCGTAGTCGCGTTGTGGTCAAGGTGCGCATGCGCAAAAAGGATcgcagcgctgccgccgccgctgcagcagcagctgcagtagcGCCCAGTGGCGATGCCAGCGCTGCCGGAGCTGACATTGAGGAGCTAAGTCCTAGCTCGAGTGATTTGCTTAACAAGCTGGGCGACcatccgctgctgctggacgaTGAGCTCGACTATGGCTCGGCggagagcaagagcagcaatgaatcggcagcagcgcaggcagcagAGGAACAGCAGGCCGAAGAGGAGGAGGAATTGGATGTGTTTGCCATGGCGCCGTTTAAGCTGCCCGTGGGCAGAGCACCCAAGTCCAAGCCGAAACCAAAGCCCAAACCCAGCGCACAGCCTGCAGAGATGTGGACTTCGACGCCCGTAAAGGGCGCACCACTGACCCCagtcagccaagcagcaaactttGCCAACTTTCCGCCAGAGCCAGCGCATGCCTCACCGCAATTGGATGAATTCAATGAGCCCATCTTCAATCCATTTATAGAGCCTGCCAAGCAGCCTGCGCAGCCGGAACAGAGCGAGCAATGTGATCTCTTTGGCTCGGAGCCCTTTCCACAGGTAATACGCAAATGTGTTGTTGTCACGCCCGAGCACTATGCcctcaacaataataacaacaacaaccacaacaacaacaataataataatagcaataacaataaaaatattacaaaagtAAATGCCGTCGCGGCTGTTAGCCATAACTCCCAGCTCGTAACCATAAAtcattcaattataattaataaaacaccCGAACCCAGCAGTGTCTATGTGAATgtgcccagcagctgctccatcACCATACCCGTTGCACCAAcaacagctccagctccagcaccagCCCAGCCTGTTATAGTTACTGTgcctgccgccgccgccgccgtcgccgccccagcagttgcaactgtgTCCGCCCCAGTTCCCGCTCCAGTGCACCTGCAGCCCCTGCTGGCCATTGCAGATAACGGATTTGTGCAAATCTCTCAAGATCGCTGCTCGGACTTTACGCCAGACGATGAGGAGGAGCCCGTGGTGTTGCGTTCTGCCGATTTGGTTGCCGACCACGTCGATACCATTGCCGCTATCCCCGTCGCTGTTAAGCCCAAAAAGGAAAAGTCCCACTTGGCTGTAAGAGCGCTGCCGGCCAAGCTCACCCAAAAGGTCAAGGGGCATGCGTACAAAAAAGTTAGCGCCGCTGCCCTTGGCTCCACATCCTCACTTAGCTCGGGCAGCAAACAGAAACATCAACGCTTGCAATATCAATCGCAGGACGATGATGAGGACGAGCGACGCAATGCCGGTGCACAGGATGAGAATGTCGGTCGCAGCAGTCGCAACTTTCAGTCCAACACCATCCAGAGCTCCGCCAAGACGGGCTTCAGCAACATGAGCTTTGAGGACTTTCCATCCGATCAGGAAATCGATCGCATGTCCAAGACCATTCCGTTTGAGGTGGTGCGCAAGGAGAAAATGTTACTAGAGGCAGAGAAGAAATTCGGTTCGCTCAAGCGACGCAATAATCTCTtctcataaacaaaaaaatgaatttccTACAAATTTACAAGCATGACTGATGTTTCAAAATAGAGCGGCAACAATgaagatgaagaagaagaagaacaaaaaaCATTCGCTGTGTATGTGTCCCACATGCATTATCTatctttatatacataaatgttagcaatatttaaatttgtttcttttttgtaaagtttattgtttgcacCTGCGCCTCCTTCATTACCGTTAGCAGCAGACACATTACAGCAGCTAgaaaggcaaacacacacatacacactagAACTTccatacatacaatacatatatttagaGCTATATACAattcatgcatatttatataaacttacacatacattatattatatatgtatagccaAATATACCTCTGTCCCAATGGAGAGATAATGTATTTTTCGAGCAAAGTATTTCCCCCCCTTTAAAACACAGAGTGTTGACTCTGTTTTAagaaaactgcagctgcacaattaattcaaactgaaaggaatatacatacacatagatacacaacacacaacacacatacacattatTACTGTTATTTAGTACACActtatatagaatttatacAATGCGTAAGTTTACCAAAGttacatttatattgtttattttgatttactttatcaaatttttgcttatatttatttatatttaaatacacatatgcaacaacaatatgaatACAAATGTGATTATAATACCCTTATATCCTACAGCAATTAAACAGCAAACTATTATGACcacaaaatattaacaagAAACTCGtactcaatttgtttataaaatgatGTATTATTATCTactaaatataatatgcatataagcatactaacatacaaatacatatatgtatataaatgtattattcTTGGCGAATAAACTTGTTATCCCACAAATCAGATTTTGTAATTGTCATTCTATTGTTAGCCGGTGCAAACGtttagcaaatgtttattttaacttgACCCATCGTTGCTTCGTgactaaaaattaatcaaaaagtaaattcaaatataactGTCAGCGGTTAAGCGACTGTTATTTTTGCTGTAGGGCTGCCAGCAAGGTGAGTTTTACGTTGCCGGATCTCACGCTCACACGTTGCTTTGGTAGATTATACTTGGTATTTTCAGTATATTCGTATGTTAACGTaagatatttaaaaaacagcTGTCTCAACAGAAATTAAGCAGTCCATTTGCAGATTAAGTGACAACCGTTGTTCGCTCAAGtatctatataaataacatttcatttcaataattttttaattaatactttcaaacaaaaataatcgaAATTAAATACACCGATAGTAATCTTACTGTATCGAGTACATATCGAAAACAAATATTCGATGCCTAGTGGCAACGCTGCAcaactattttttttggcGTGTGTAGCTGAAGCAAGCCGCTTGGCAAATTTCTTGAAAAATAGAGAAGCGAGCATCAATTTAGTTGAAAAAGTAAGCAAAGTGTGTAATTACTAGCGTAATAACGAAGAGTAAAACTGCTAAAGTACATTGCAAgtgaatatatattaattactgcgttttattttacatttatatagcTCGTGCGGCCCGGCatcattgcattttttttgattCGTGAAAATCGTGAAGCGCGTACACAGCGAAAAAAACATGTCTGACGAAAAGAAGGGAGGCGAAACCGAGCACATCAACCTGAAGGTACTTGGCCAGGATAATGCTGTggtacaatttaaaattaagaaacACACGCCTCTACGCAAGCTGATGAACGCATACTGTGACCGTGCTGGACTTTCTATGCAAGTGGTGCGCTTCCGTTTCGATGGACAGCCTATCAATGAGAATGACACTCCGACCTCGCTGGAGATGGAGGAAGGCGACACTATTGAGGTCTACCAACAGCAGACTGGCGGCggtgtttattaaatatatacttgTATGAATGGTAGTTAAGCTAGTTACTCTTCATTTTTACGACACGACAAccagacacaacaaaaataagataaacaaaaaaagcaacactTAAACACCAGCGAACTTTTattcaacaaacaaacaaaaacaaaatgagagGTTGCGATTTCATTTTTGTGGTTCAACTTTTGTC
Proteins encoded in this region:
- the LOC108602126 gene encoding small ubiquitin-related modifier 3 gives rise to the protein MSDEKKGGETEHINLKVLGQDNAVVQFKIKKHTPLRKLMNAYCDRAGLSMQVVRFRFDGQPINENDTPTSLEMEEGDTIEVYQQQTGGGVY